The following are encoded together in the Labilithrix sp. genome:
- a CDS encoding PEGA domain-containing protein yields the protein MTLRPSSAVGVAILLTSRLTLAQGAAAPSDAARLGDRLSRLHLFDEAAAEYKKAFATSPSASLLRKLADSQRAAGDLAGASDAYERLAAMPDASKDDRQAADKGMRAVSAESGLVAVRCEVQRARILVDGRLVGETPLAGPLRVAIGKHQVRAESDGYVAFTATVDVTIGATVAVDAVLRPMATTGTVQITEAKQRAIALAIDGRVVGQTPYTADLPPGKHVFSLADPKIASRPVEAEIALGSRSAVVLEGKALVGTLQLHVQPSTARLSVDRGAPSAVPQSMELPVGVHQLQAWAPGYRSVMDSVNVSGDATNTWMIKLVPERAQDRIDPTLAAKETPIDSSGGHFDLDFTGMIPLTAGAQTCPSDGTRHTCTDGDAFGGGALLRGGYNFDPISLDFTGVFSGATTSNGVDYAGGGSASDPAEARVANQQSFRTVEVGGIIGAGGSISSRGSFFRATAGASGGLSIRSVTFLREATGGISESSSSSDVLFAPAAILHGGIMLGSTPGTKFSLGVLMMIEALSYQSEPTATARSYQVLDGVKVQVGPSIGMRWGN from the coding sequence ATGACGCTCCGTCCTTCGAGCGCGGTTGGAGTCGCCATCCTCCTCACATCGAGGCTCACGCTCGCGCAAGGAGCAGCAGCTCCGAGCGACGCGGCGCGCCTCGGCGATCGGCTCTCGCGCCTGCACCTCTTCGACGAGGCCGCCGCCGAGTACAAGAAGGCGTTCGCCACGTCGCCGTCGGCGTCCCTCTTGCGGAAGCTCGCCGACTCGCAGCGTGCGGCCGGCGATCTCGCGGGCGCCTCGGACGCCTACGAGCGTCTCGCGGCAATGCCGGACGCATCGAAGGACGACCGGCAAGCGGCGGACAAGGGCATGCGCGCCGTGAGCGCGGAGTCCGGCCTCGTCGCGGTACGGTGCGAGGTGCAGCGCGCGCGCATCCTCGTCGACGGCCGACTCGTGGGCGAGACGCCGCTCGCCGGTCCGCTGCGCGTCGCGATCGGAAAGCATCAGGTGCGCGCGGAGAGCGATGGCTACGTAGCGTTCACTGCGACCGTCGACGTGACCATCGGCGCTACCGTCGCGGTCGACGCGGTGCTGCGTCCGATGGCTACGACCGGGACGGTTCAGATCACGGAGGCGAAGCAACGCGCCATCGCGCTCGCGATCGACGGGCGCGTGGTCGGGCAGACGCCGTACACCGCCGACCTTCCGCCGGGGAAGCACGTCTTCTCGCTCGCGGACCCGAAGATCGCGAGCCGTCCGGTCGAGGCGGAGATCGCGCTCGGCTCGCGCTCGGCGGTCGTGCTCGAAGGCAAGGCGCTCGTCGGCACGCTGCAGCTTCACGTCCAGCCGAGCACGGCGCGCCTCTCGGTCGATCGCGGCGCACCGAGCGCGGTCCCCCAGTCGATGGAGCTGCCGGTCGGCGTGCATCAGCTCCAGGCCTGGGCGCCCGGCTATCGCTCGGTGATGGATAGCGTGAACGTGTCGGGCGACGCGACGAACACGTGGATGATCAAGCTCGTCCCGGAGCGAGCGCAGGACCGCATAGATCCTACGCTCGCGGCGAAGGAGACACCGATCGACTCTTCGGGCGGCCATTTCGATCTCGACTTCACGGGCATGATCCCGCTCACCGCGGGGGCGCAGACGTGTCCGTCCGACGGGACGCGGCATACGTGCACCGACGGCGACGCGTTCGGTGGCGGCGCTCTCCTGCGCGGCGGCTACAACTTCGATCCGATCTCGCTCGACTTCACGGGCGTCTTCAGCGGTGCGACGACCTCGAACGGTGTCGACTACGCGGGCGGCGGCTCGGCGTCGGATCCGGCGGAGGCGCGCGTCGCGAACCAGCAGTCGTTCCGCACGGTGGAGGTGGGCGGCATCATCGGCGCCGGCGGCTCGATCTCCTCGCGCGGGAGCTTCTTCCGCGCCACCGCAGGCGCGAGCGGTGGCCTGTCGATCCGAAGCGTGACGTTCCTTCGCGAGGCGACGGGCGGGATCAGCGAGTCGAGCTCCTCGTCGGACGTCCTCTTCGCGCCGGCCGCGATCCTGCACGGCGGGATCATGCTCGGCTCGACCCCAGGCACGAAGTTCAGCCTCGGCGTCCTGATGATGATCGAGGCCCTGAGCTACCAGTCGGAGCCCACCGCGACTGCGCGCTCGTACCAGGTTCTCGACGGCGTGAAGGTGCAGGTCGGCCCCTCCATCGGTATGCGCTGGGGGAACTGA